In Streptomyces durocortorensis, a genomic segment contains:
- a CDS encoding DUF2550 domain-containing protein, whose product MVLALWVGVSVVVLVLLGLFVFGLRRRLIQRSGGTFDCSLRWDVSEEPDSLGKGWVYGVARYSGDRVDWFRVFSYAPRPRRGLERSAIEVIARRLPEGEEELALLSDSVVLGCLHRGTRLELAMSEDALTGFLAWLEAAPPGQRVNVA is encoded by the coding sequence ATGGTCCTCGCGTTGTGGGTGGGCGTGTCCGTCGTCGTACTGGTCCTGTTGGGGTTGTTCGTCTTCGGTCTGCGACGGCGGCTGATCCAGCGGTCCGGTGGGACCTTCGACTGCAGCCTGCGCTGGGATGTGTCCGAGGAGCCCGACTCCCTGGGCAAGGGCTGGGTGTACGGGGTCGCCCGCTACAGCGGTGACCGCGTCGACTGGTTCCGGGTCTTCTCCTACGCTCCTCGCCCCCGCCGGGGCCTGGAGCGTTCTGCGATCGAGGTGATCGCCCGCCGGCTGCCGGAGGGCGAGGAGGAGCTCGCGCTGCTCTCCGACTCCGTCGTGCTCGGCTGTCTCCACCGGGGGACGCGCCTGGAGCTGGCGATGAGCGAGGACGCCCTGACCGGCTTCCTGGCCTGGCTGGAGGCGGCACCGCCCGGCCAGCGGGTCAACGTCGCGTAG
- the atpA gene encoding F0F1 ATP synthase subunit alpha, whose product MAELTIRPEEIRDALENFVQSYQPDAASREEVGTVSVAGDGIAKVEGLPSAMANELLKFEDGTLGLALNLEEREIGAIVLGEFSGIEEGQPVQRTGEVLSVGVGEGYLGRVVDPLGNPIDGLGEIETDSRRALELQAPGVMVRKSVHEPMQTGYKAVDAMVPIGRGQRQLIIGDRQTGKTALAVDTIINQRDNWRSGDVNKQVRCIYVAIGQKGSTIASVRGALEEAGALEYTTIVAAPASDPAGFKYLAPYTGSAIGQHWMYQGKHVLIIFDDLSKQADAYRAVSLLLRRPPGREAYPGDVFYLHSRLLERCAKLSDEMGAGSMTGLPIVETKANDVSAFIPTNVISITDGQCFLESDLFNAGQRPALNVGISVSRVGGSAQHKAMKQVSGRLRVDLAQYRELEAFAAFGSDLDAASKASLERGKRMVELLKQPQYAPFPMEEQVVSVWAGTTGKMDDVPVEDIRRFEAELLEFLRRERKDLLTSIAEGGKMSDDTLQSVADAIAAFKQQFETSDGKLLGEG is encoded by the coding sequence ATGGCGGAGCTCACGATCCGGCCGGAGGAGATCCGGGACGCACTGGAGAACTTTGTCCAGTCGTACCAGCCGGACGCGGCCTCGCGCGAGGAGGTCGGTACGGTCAGCGTTGCCGGCGACGGCATCGCGAAGGTGGAGGGCCTGCCCTCCGCCATGGCGAACGAGCTGCTGAAGTTCGAGGACGGAACCCTCGGTCTCGCCCTCAACCTTGAGGAGCGCGAGATCGGTGCGATCGTCCTCGGCGAGTTCAGCGGCATCGAGGAGGGCCAGCCGGTGCAGCGCACCGGTGAGGTGCTCTCCGTCGGCGTGGGCGAGGGTTACCTCGGCCGTGTCGTCGACCCGCTCGGCAACCCGATCGACGGTCTCGGCGAGATCGAGACCGACAGCCGCCGCGCCCTAGAGCTGCAGGCCCCTGGCGTCATGGTCCGCAAGTCGGTGCACGAGCCCATGCAGACCGGCTACAAGGCCGTCGACGCCATGGTGCCGATCGGCCGCGGCCAGCGTCAGCTGATCATCGGCGACCGTCAGACGGGTAAGACCGCTCTGGCCGTCGACACGATCATCAACCAGCGCGACAACTGGCGCTCGGGCGACGTGAACAAGCAGGTGCGCTGCATCTACGTCGCCATCGGTCAGAAGGGTTCCACCATCGCCTCCGTGCGTGGTGCGCTCGAAGAGGCCGGTGCGCTGGAGTACACGACCATCGTCGCCGCCCCGGCGTCCGACCCGGCCGGCTTCAAGTACCTGGCGCCGTACACCGGTTCGGCCATCGGCCAGCACTGGATGTACCAGGGCAAGCACGTCCTGATCATCTTCGACGACCTCTCGAAGCAGGCCGACGCCTACCGCGCCGTGTCCCTGCTGCTGCGCCGCCCGCCGGGCCGCGAGGCCTACCCGGGTGACGTCTTCTACCTGCACTCGCGTCTGCTGGAGCGCTGCGCCAAGCTCTCCGACGAGATGGGCGCGGGTTCGATGACGGGCCTCCCGATCGTCGAGACCAAGGCGAACGACGTGTCGGCGTTCATCCCGACCAACGTCATCTCCATCACCGACGGCCAGTGCTTCCTGGAGTCCGACCTGTTCAACGCGGGTCAGCGTCCGGCGCTCAACGTCGGTATCTCGGTCTCCCGAGTCGGTGGCTCCGCCCAGCACAAGGCCATGAAGCAGGTCTCCGGCCGGCTTCGCGTGGACCTCGCCCAGTACCGCGAGCTGGAGGCGTTCGCCGCCTTCGGTTCCGACCTGGACGCGGCCTCGAAGGCCTCGCTGGAGCGCGGTAAGCGCATGGTCGAGCTGCTGAAGCAGCCGCAGTACGCCCCGTTCCCGATGGAGGAGCAGGTCGTCTCGGTCTGGGCCGGCACCACGGGCAAGATGGACGACGTCCCGGTCGAGGACATCCGTCGCTTCGAGGCTGAGCTGCTGGAGTTCCTGCGCCGTGAGCGCAAGGACCTCCTGACCAGCATCGCCGAGGGCGGCAAGATGTCCGACGACACGCTGCAGTCGGTCGCCGACGCGATCGCCGCCTTCAAGCAGCAGTTCGAGACCTCGGACGGCAAGCTCCTGGGCGAGGGCTGA
- a CDS encoding F0F1 ATP synthase subunit delta — protein sequence MNGASREALAAARERLDALTDNTSVDAAKLAEELASVTALLDREVSLRRVLTDPAQSGESKAELAARLLGGQVGGETVDLVSGLVRSRWSQSRDLVDSVEELANTADLTAAQRGGALDDVEDELFRFGRIIGSDQELRSALTSRTATAAAKSELLRSLLGGKAQPVTERIIVRLVTQPRGRSLEAGLDSLSKLAAERRDRMVAVVTSAVPLSDRQKQRLGAALAKLYGREMHLNLDVDPAVLGGISVRVGDEIINGTVAERLDEATRRIAG from the coding sequence ATGAACGGCGCGAGCCGCGAGGCACTGGCTGCCGCACGTGAGCGTCTCGACGCGCTGACCGACAACACGTCGGTCGACGCGGCGAAGCTCGCCGAGGAGCTGGCTTCGGTCACCGCACTGCTCGACCGCGAAGTATCCCTGCGCCGGGTCCTCACCGACCCGGCCCAGAGCGGCGAGAGCAAGGCCGAGCTGGCCGCCCGCCTGCTCGGCGGTCAGGTCGGCGGCGAAACCGTCGACCTGGTCTCCGGTCTCGTCCGGTCCCGCTGGTCGCAGTCGCGCGACCTGGTGGACTCGGTCGAGGAGCTGGCGAACACCGCCGACCTCACCGCCGCCCAGCGCGGCGGCGCCCTCGACGACGTCGAGGACGAGCTGTTCCGGTTCGGCCGGATCATCGGCTCCGACCAGGAGCTGCGGTCCGCGCTCACCAGCCGTACAGCCACGGCCGCCGCCAAGAGTGAGCTGCTGCGCAGCCTGCTCGGCGGCAAGGCGCAGCCGGTCACCGAGCGGATCATCGTCCGCCTGGTGACCCAGCCCCGTGGACGTAGCCTGGAAGCAGGGCTGGACTCGCTGTCCAAGCTCGCCGCGGAGCGCCGGGACCGCATGGTCGCCGTCGTCACCTCGGCGGTGCCGCTCAGCGACCGGCAGAAGCAGCGTCTCGGCGCCGCCCTGGCGAAGCTCTACGGCCGCGAGATGCACCTGAACCTCGACGTGGACCCCGCGGTCCTCGGCGGGATCTCGGTGCGCGTCGGTGACGAGATCATCAACGGCACCGTTGCGGAGCGCCTCGACGAGGCGACCCGTCGCATCGCCGGCTGA
- the atpD gene encoding F0F1 ATP synthase subunit beta: MTTTVETAAATGRVARVIGPVVDVEFPVDAMPEIYNALHVEVADPAEDGARKTLTLEVAQHLGDGVVRAISMQPTDGLVRQAPVTDTGAGITVPVGDITKGKVFNTLGQILNEPEAEAQITERWPIHRKAPAFDQLESKTEMFETGLKVVDLLTPYVKGGKIGLFGGAGVGKTVLIQEMIMRVAKLHDGVSVFAGVGERTREGNDLIDEMTESGVLDKTALVFGQMDEPPGTRLRVALSALTMAEYFRDVQKQDVLLFIDNIFRFTQAGSEVSTLLGRMPSAVGYQPTLADEMGVLQERITSTRGHSITSMQAIYVPADDLTDPAPATTFAHLDATTVLSRPISEKGIYPAVDPLDSTSRILDPRYISQDHYAAASRVKGILQKYKDLQDIIAILGIDELGEEDKLVVHRARRVERFLSQNTHAAKQFTGLDGSDVPLDESIAAFNAICDGDYDHFPEQAFFMCGGLDDLKAKAKELGVS, encoded by the coding sequence ATGACGACGACAGTTGAGACGGCCGCTGCCACGGGCCGCGTCGCCCGGGTCATCGGCCCGGTCGTCGACGTGGAGTTCCCCGTCGACGCGATGCCGGAGATCTACAACGCCCTCCACGTCGAGGTCGCCGACCCGGCCGAGGACGGCGCCCGCAAGACGCTGACCCTTGAGGTCGCCCAGCACCTGGGTGACGGCGTGGTCCGCGCGATCTCGATGCAGCCCACCGACGGCCTGGTCCGCCAGGCCCCGGTGACCGACACGGGCGCGGGTATCACCGTCCCTGTCGGTGACATCACCAAGGGCAAGGTGTTCAACACCCTCGGTCAGATCCTGAACGAGCCGGAGGCCGAGGCGCAGATCACCGAGCGCTGGCCGATCCACCGCAAGGCCCCGGCCTTCGACCAGCTTGAGTCGAAGACCGAGATGTTCGAGACCGGCCTGAAGGTCGTCGACCTGCTGACCCCGTACGTCAAGGGCGGCAAGATCGGTCTGTTCGGTGGTGCGGGCGTCGGCAAGACGGTCCTCATCCAGGAAATGATCATGCGTGTGGCGAAGCTGCACGACGGTGTGTCGGTGTTCGCCGGTGTCGGTGAGCGCACCCGTGAGGGCAACGACCTCATCGACGAGATGACCGAGTCGGGCGTTCTGGACAAGACCGCGCTCGTCTTCGGCCAGATGGACGAGCCGCCGGGCACGCGTCTGCGCGTCGCCCTGTCCGCCCTGACCATGGCGGAGTACTTCCGCGATGTGCAGAAGCAGGACGTGCTGCTCTTCATCGACAACATCTTCCGCTTCACGCAGGCCGGTTCCGAGGTCTCCACGCTGCTCGGCCGTATGCCGTCCGCGGTGGGCTACCAGCCGACCCTGGCCGACGAGATGGGTGTGCTCCAGGAGCGCATCACCTCGACGCGTGGTCACTCGATCACCTCGATGCAGGCGATCTACGTCCCCGCGGACGACCTGACCGACCCGGCCCCGGCCACCACGTTCGCCCACCTCGACGCGACGACGGTTCTCTCCCGTCCGATCTCCGAGAAGGGCATCTACCCGGCCGTGGACCCGCTGGACTCCACGTCCCGCATCCTGGACCCGCGCTACATCTCGCAGGACCACTACGCCGCGGCCAGCCGCGTCAAGGGAATCCTGCAGAAGTACAAGGACCTCCAGGACATCATCGCGATCCTCGGTATCGACGAGCTGGGCGAGGAGGACAAGCTCGTTGTCCACCGTGCCCGTCGCGTCGAGCGCTTCCTGTCTCAGAACACCCACGCCGCCAAGCAGTTCACCGGCCTGGACGGTTCGGACGTGCCGCTCGACGAGTCGATCGCCGCGTTCAACGCGATCTGCGACGGTGACTACGACCACTTCCCGGAGCAGGCGTTCTTCATGTGCGGTGGCCTGGACGACCTCAAGGCCAAGGCCAAGGAGCTCGGCGTCTCCTGA
- a CDS encoding F0F1 ATP synthase subunit epsilon — translation MAAELHVELVAADRSVWSGEATLVVARTTSGDIGVMPGHQPLLGVLESGPVTIRTSEGGTVVAAVHGGFISFADDKLSLLAEIAELADEIDVERAERALELAKSEADAAAQRRADVRLRAVAVR, via the coding sequence TTGGCTGCTGAGCTGCATGTCGAGCTGGTCGCCGCGGACCGTAGTGTCTGGTCCGGCGAGGCCACCCTGGTCGTCGCGCGCACCACGTCCGGCGACATCGGCGTCATGCCCGGTCACCAGCCGCTTCTCGGTGTGCTGGAATCGGGCCCGGTGACGATCCGCACGAGTGAGGGCGGCACCGTCGTCGCCGCCGTGCACGGTGGATTCATCTCGTTCGCGGACGACAAACTGTCGCTGCTGGCCGAGATCGCCGAGCTGGCGGACGAGATCGATGTCGAGCGCGCCGAGCGGGCGCTGGAGCTCGCGAAGTCGGAGGCGGACGCCGCTGCCCAGCGGCGTGCGGACGTACGACTGCGCGCGGTGGCGGTGCGCTAG
- a CDS encoding F0F1 ATP synthase subunit gamma, with protein MGAQLRVYKRRIQAVTATKKITKAMEMIAASRIVKAQRKVAASMPYATELTRAVTAVATGSDAKHPLTTEVEVPTRAAVLLVTSDRGLAGGYSSNAIKAAERLRERLAEEGKEVDTYIVGRKGVAYYGFRERKVEDSWTGFTDNPAYADAKRIAAPLIEAIQKDTAEGGVDELHIVFTEFVSMMTQNAVDNRMLPLSLDEVAEESTRKGEILPLFDFEPSAEDVLDALLPRYVESRIYNALLQAAASEHAARRRAMKSATDNAGDLIKSLSRLANAARQAEITQEISEIVGGASALADATAGSDK; from the coding sequence ATGGGCGCTCAGCTTCGCGTTTACAAGCGCCGCATCCAAGCCGTCACCGCGACCAAGAAGATCACCAAGGCGATGGAGATGATCGCCGCCTCGCGCATCGTCAAGGCGCAGCGCAAGGTGGCGGCATCCATGCCGTACGCGACCGAGCTCACCCGTGCGGTGACCGCGGTGGCGACCGGCTCCGACGCCAAGCACCCGCTCACCACCGAGGTCGAGGTCCCGACCCGGGCCGCGGTCCTGCTCGTCACGAGCGACCGCGGTCTGGCCGGCGGCTACTCCTCCAACGCCATCAAGGCCGCGGAGCGGCTGCGGGAGCGCCTTGCCGAAGAGGGCAAGGAGGTCGACACGTACATCGTCGGCCGCAAGGGTGTCGCGTACTACGGCTTCCGCGAGCGCAAGGTCGAGGACTCCTGGACCGGCTTCACCGACAACCCGGCGTACGCCGATGCCAAGCGCATCGCCGCCCCGTTGATCGAGGCCATCCAGAAGGACACGGCCGAGGGCGGCGTCGACGAGCTGCACATCGTCTTCACGGAATTCGTGTCGATGATGACGCAGAACGCGGTCGACAACCGGATGCTGCCGCTTTCGCTCGACGAGGTGGCCGAGGAGAGCACCCGCAAGGGTGAGATCCTTCCGCTGTTCGACTTCGAGCCGTCGGCCGAGGACGTCCTCGACGCCCTTCTGCCGCGCTACGTCGAGAGCCGCATCTACAACGCACTGCTGCAGGCGGCCGCTTCCGAGCACGCTGCCCGCCGCCGCGCGATGAAGTCGGCGACCGACAACGCCGGGGACCTCATCAAGAGCCTGTCCCGGCTTGCCAACGCGGCCCGACAGGCCGAAATCACCCAGGAAATCAGCGAGATCGTCGGCGGTGCCAGTGCTCTGGCCGACGCGACCGCGGGGAGTGACAAGTAA